A region of Hymenobacter tibetensis DNA encodes the following proteins:
- a CDS encoding tyrosine-type recombinase/integrase has product MLEITLPPQLTSALAAHSTIRYWLRKTFTCDRCASTIEAYAYAVQDYLRFCAPHKINYVTAAQADLLAYLADLKKRPVSKVVKGVVVHRTGLASATRRKYWTALQMYYRYLLEAGIRDTVPFAQHEQAPRNRHGNPRRGVVRVEKKLPWLPRQEEWHRFMTGMKEESLRNNLMVALSYECALRKNELCTLHVADIVGTTITLRALNTKMKNDRRCSQFSSSTRALLDHYLATRPQASGHGSEVLFVSESTQNRGQPISDATWRKVVDRVAARADLLRFTPHTLRRLSINHFADQGYSSTRVTRHAGHGNEESTKHYRQHMPEQLMVGLARVLTQTAITNPQ; this is encoded by the coding sequence ATGCTTGAGATAACTCTCCCCCCTCAACTCACTAGCGCTCTGGCCGCTCATTCTACCATCCGATACTGGCTGAGAAAAACCTTTACTTGTGACCGATGCGCAAGTACGATTGAAGCCTATGCCTATGCGGTACAGGACTACCTCCGATTTTGTGCGCCCCATAAAATCAACTATGTCACGGCAGCTCAAGCCGACTTGCTAGCCTATTTAGCGGACCTTAAGAAGCGTCCTGTTAGTAAAGTTGTTAAAGGGGTCGTCGTTCACCGAACAGGATTAGCTAGCGCAACGCGGCGAAAATACTGGACCGCGTTGCAGATGTATTATCGCTATTTGCTGGAGGCGGGTATACGTGACACCGTTCCATTTGCTCAGCACGAACAAGCTCCCCGTAATCGCCACGGCAATCCGCGCCGGGGAGTAGTTCGAGTGGAAAAGAAATTGCCATGGCTTCCTAGGCAGGAGGAGTGGCACCGCTTCATGACCGGCATGAAAGAAGAGTCCTTACGCAATAATCTGATGGTGGCGCTAAGCTATGAATGTGCCTTGCGAAAAAATGAACTCTGTACCCTGCACGTTGCTGATATAGTGGGAACTACAATCACGTTGCGAGCCCTAAACACGAAAATGAAGAACGACCGACGCTGTTCCCAGTTCTCATCTAGTACGCGCGCTTTGTTGGACCACTATTTAGCTACCCGTCCCCAAGCCTCCGGTCACGGTAGCGAAGTGCTTTTTGTATCGGAATCGACTCAGAATCGAGGCCAACCGATTTCTGATGCTACGTGGCGAAAAGTGGTTGACCGGGTAGCTGCACGAGCGGATCTGCTGCGTTTTACGCCCCATACCCTCCGACGACTGTCAATCAACCATTTCGCCGATCAAGGCTATAGTTCAACGAGAGTGACCCGGCACGCTGGGCATGGCAATGAAGAAAGTACCAAGCACTATCGGCAGCACATGCCGGAGCAACTCATGGTCGGACTGGCTCGGGTTCTTACGCAGACCGCTATTACTAACCCACAGTAA
- a CDS encoding ROK family transcriptional regulator yields MDSLLALEATHVARLSNSERKKHVFKLMIVKHLYIKGAKTNADICTRFNISSPTSTALLNELATEGLVEKQGRGKSLGGRKPDLYGLCDRSLFVLSIQIEQYKTRLALFDNNNRVVEQAQIIAIELTEDLGTLNQICQHANELVRNSGIDTKKLVGIGISMPGLISSKDGINHTYLRTTKETESLQQLFERRFNKPVFIGNDAKSATLAEYRFGLAHGRRDVLVLSMDWGMGMGIILDGKLRSGTSGFAGEFGHIPLVEGGVLCYCGKRGCLETAASGSAIVRLAKKGIQDGHSTQLSQLTGPEIQQLQLEQVVNAATAGDQFAINILAEVGTTLGKGIAILIQLFNPELLILGGEVAEAKQFLLPAIQQSINTYCMTQLREKTSIVVSELGSNAVILGSVATVMENIFESYLEPA; encoded by the coding sequence ATGGATTCTTTGTTAGCCTTAGAGGCAACGCATGTAGCTCGCCTCAGCAATAGTGAGCGCAAGAAGCATGTGTTCAAGCTAATGATAGTCAAACACTTGTATATAAAAGGCGCTAAAACCAACGCGGATATTTGCACCCGGTTCAACATTAGTTCGCCTACGTCCACTGCCCTTCTCAACGAATTGGCAACCGAAGGCTTGGTGGAAAAGCAGGGTCGGGGTAAATCGCTAGGGGGGCGCAAGCCGGACCTCTATGGTCTTTGCGACCGTTCGTTGTTTGTCTTGAGCATACAGATAGAGCAGTACAAAACCCGATTGGCTCTGTTTGACAATAATAACAGAGTTGTTGAGCAAGCACAGATTATTGCTATTGAACTGACAGAAGACTTGGGAACCCTAAATCAAATATGCCAGCATGCCAACGAACTGGTGCGGAACTCAGGAATTGATACCAAAAAGTTGGTTGGCATAGGCATTAGTATGCCGGGGTTGATTTCTTCGAAAGATGGGATCAACCACACGTATCTGCGCACCACAAAAGAGACAGAATCGCTGCAGCAGCTCTTCGAACGCAGATTCAACAAGCCAGTGTTCATTGGAAACGACGCCAAAAGTGCCACCTTGGCAGAATACCGCTTCGGCCTGGCGCATGGGCGGCGTGACGTGCTGGTGCTTTCCATGGACTGGGGCATGGGGATGGGAATAATACTGGACGGCAAGCTTCGGAGTGGTACTTCAGGATTTGCTGGCGAGTTCGGTCATATTCCGCTGGTGGAAGGCGGCGTGCTGTGTTACTGTGGCAAGCGGGGTTGCTTGGAAACAGCGGCCTCCGGCAGTGCTATTGTACGCCTAGCAAAAAAAGGAATACAGGACGGTCACAGCACCCAGCTTAGCCAGCTAACAGGGCCGGAAATCCAACAGTTGCAGTTGGAACAGGTCGTTAACGCAGCCACCGCGGGGGATCAATTTGCCATCAATATCCTGGCGGAAGTTGGCACCACCCTAGGCAAAGGCATTGCCATTCTGATTCAACTCTTCAACCCCGAGCTACTTATTCTGGGGGGTGAAGTTGCTGAAGCCAAGCAGTTTTTACTGCCCGCTATTCAGCAATCCATCAACACGTATTGCATGACCCAACTCCGGGAAAAAACCAGCATTGTGGTATCCGAACTCGGCAGCAACGCCGTGATTCTGGGCTCGGTGGCCACCGTAATGGAAAACATTTTCGAAAGCTACCTAGAGCCCGCATAA
- a CDS encoding DUF4138 domain-containing protein codes for MRLFADVQREGRLIPRNGFLIALVPKGLYTTDDLFRLPIYLYNKSNSSYDVDFIEFYIRDKKLTTCTALQQSEVAPLFVYNAGQTVIPGPGGLEQVYMLHKFTIPDDKNRW; via the coding sequence ATGCGCTTGTTCGCCGACGTTCAACGTGAAGGCCGCCTGATCCCGCGCAACGGCTTTTTGATTGCTTTGGTGCCGAAAGGCCTGTACACTACGGACGATCTGTTCCGCTTGCCCATTTACCTTTATAACAAGTCCAACAGCAGTTACGACGTGGACTTCATTGAATTCTACATTCGTGACAAGAAGCTGACTACATGCACGGCACTGCAGCAATCAGAGGTAGCGCCCTTGTTTGTCTACAATGCGGGTCAGACCGTGATTCCTGGGCCGGGCGGCCTGGAGCAGGTGTACATGCTGCACAAGTTCACCATCCCCGATGACAAAAACCGGTGGTGA
- a CDS encoding ROK family protein: protein MTNNTYIGVDIGGTKIQVGVVRDGEVIQETRFKTCATAPKEQILAELVYHLEAFDSAEVVGIGIGVPGLVDEKKGIVHNVQNIPSWQQVHLKRHLVSHFNKPVYITNDANAFAVGEKVYGQGKPFTNLVGIALGTGFGTGIIINHDVYSGSFSSAGEFGCVPYRDKTIEDYCSGKFFLQHTGRTGEQWHQLANLEDVEALQVFTEFGRHLGNAIKTILFALSPEAIFLGGSVSKCFEYFQGGMQESVREFPFDMLSPQLVIAPSTIDNAAILGAAALCKMKQELFPTTHNVLSL, encoded by the coding sequence ATGACCAACAACACGTATATAGGAGTAGATATCGGCGGGACCAAGATACAGGTCGGCGTTGTGCGGGATGGGGAAGTTATTCAGGAAACACGCTTCAAAACCTGTGCTACTGCGCCCAAAGAACAGATTCTAGCCGAATTGGTGTACCACCTCGAAGCATTTGATAGCGCGGAAGTGGTAGGAATCGGTATCGGCGTGCCGGGCTTGGTAGACGAGAAAAAGGGCATCGTGCACAACGTGCAGAATATCCCTTCTTGGCAGCAAGTCCACTTAAAGCGGCACCTGGTCAGCCATTTCAACAAGCCAGTATATATCACCAACGATGCCAACGCCTTTGCCGTCGGCGAAAAAGTGTACGGGCAGGGCAAGCCCTTTACCAATCTGGTAGGTATTGCCCTCGGTACCGGGTTTGGCACGGGTATTATCATCAACCATGATGTGTACTCAGGCTCGTTTTCCAGCGCCGGCGAATTCGGGTGCGTGCCGTACCGCGACAAAACCATTGAAGACTACTGCAGCGGCAAATTCTTCCTGCAGCATACTGGCCGAACAGGTGAACAGTGGCACCAACTGGCCAATCTCGAGGACGTGGAAGCCCTACAGGTTTTCACTGAATTTGGCCGGCACTTGGGCAACGCCATCAAAACCATTCTGTTTGCCCTCTCTCCAGAAGCTATTTTCCTGGGCGGATCTGTTAGCAAATGCTTCGAGTATTTCCAGGGAGGCATGCAGGAGAGCGTACGGGAATTTCCCTTCGACATGCTGAGTCCACAACTGGTTATTGCGCCTTCCACCATCGATAACGCGGCCATTTTGGGTGCCGCCGCTCTGTGCAAAATGAAGCAAGAGCTTTTCCCTACTACTCACAACGTGCTTTCCCTATGA
- a CDS encoding glycoside hydrolase family 20 protein, with protein sequence MSKKTLASFAASLGLIGSTMLATGPAYSQQPITSQQTIAIIPQPARLTAGSGSFAITAGTKIYVDAKNAELNRIGQTLSQEIKKAAGVQPQVVPAVPGKRATGGIYLTLLEPVDTLGTEGYKLSVQPTQVVLAASKPQGVFMGMQSIRQLLPTQGAGATASLPAVEIVDEPRYEWRGMHLDVCRHFFSVDFVKKYIDYLAMHKLNTFHWHLTDDQGWRIEIKKYPKLTEIGAWRDGSLIGRYTNAKADSQYDNIRHGGFYTQEQIKEVVKYAQDRYITVVPEIEMPGHAVAALAGYPELSCTGGPFKVERTWGVFDDIFCAGNEQTFTFLQDVLSEVMPLFPSKIIHIGGDEAPKTRWKTCPKCQARIKTEHLKDEHELQSYFVQRMEKFVNSKGKTIIGWDEILEGGLAPNAAVMSWRGMEGGIAAAKQKHNVVMTPGSHVYIDYAQDVASVEPLSIGGYLPLSKVYSFEPTPKDLTAEEKKYIIGGQANLWTEYIGTEKHVEYMVFPRMSALAEVVWTPASEKNWPSFKERMQTQYQRYEAMGANYARSAFTVRQELAIDTVQHAAMVSMQSDATGPQLVYTLDGSEPTAASQVYTAPFAVPTSAVIKAASFENGKRVGRVTTTELTTHKAFASPLKLASAPNKRYQGKGVLTLVDGQKGSTSSTDGQWLGFSGTDLVATLDLNQATEINTVKSSFLRNEGSEIFLPTNVEIAVSKDGKKFKPVYSKPVTAASEGKGPNITEVKADFKKTKARFVRITAKIAPPAPASAGAKKAGAWLFADEIVVQ encoded by the coding sequence ATGAGCAAGAAAACTTTGGCGTCTTTTGCGGCGTCCCTAGGCCTGATCGGCAGTACGATGCTGGCCACGGGCCCAGCTTATAGCCAGCAACCTATTACCAGTCAGCAAACTATTGCCATCATCCCCCAGCCGGCGCGCCTAACCGCCGGCAGCGGCAGCTTTGCCATCACCGCCGGCACCAAGATTTACGTCGACGCCAAGAATGCGGAGCTGAATCGAATTGGCCAGACGCTGAGCCAGGAGATAAAGAAGGCCGCTGGCGTGCAGCCCCAGGTAGTGCCGGCCGTGCCCGGCAAGCGTGCAACCGGCGGGATTTACCTAACCCTGCTGGAGCCAGTGGATACCCTAGGAACCGAGGGCTACAAGCTCAGCGTGCAGCCGACGCAGGTGGTGCTGGCCGCCAGCAAGCCGCAGGGGGTGTTCATGGGGATGCAATCCATCCGGCAATTGCTGCCGACGCAAGGAGCCGGGGCCACGGCCAGCCTGCCCGCGGTGGAGATTGTAGACGAGCCGCGGTACGAGTGGCGGGGCATGCACCTGGACGTGTGCCGGCACTTCTTCTCCGTGGATTTTGTGAAGAAGTACATCGACTACCTGGCGATGCACAAGCTGAACACCTTTCACTGGCACCTGACGGATGACCAAGGCTGGCGCATTGAAATCAAGAAGTACCCCAAGCTGACAGAAATAGGTGCCTGGCGCGACGGTAGCCTGATTGGGCGCTATACCAACGCCAAAGCCGATTCGCAGTACGACAACATCCGCCACGGCGGCTTCTACACCCAGGAGCAGATTAAAGAGGTGGTGAAGTACGCGCAGGACCGCTACATCACGGTGGTGCCCGAAATTGAGATGCCCGGCCACGCCGTAGCGGCGCTGGCGGGCTATCCGGAGCTGTCGTGCACGGGCGGGCCGTTCAAAGTGGAGCGCACCTGGGGCGTATTCGACGATATTTTCTGCGCTGGCAACGAGCAGACGTTCACCTTCTTGCAAGACGTGCTGAGCGAGGTGATGCCCTTGTTCCCCAGCAAGATTATCCACATTGGGGGCGATGAGGCCCCGAAAACCCGCTGGAAAACCTGTCCCAAGTGCCAGGCGCGCATCAAAACCGAGCACCTCAAAGACGAGCACGAATTGCAGAGCTACTTCGTGCAGCGCATGGAGAAGTTTGTGAACTCCAAGGGCAAGACCATCATCGGCTGGGATGAGATTCTGGAGGGTGGCCTGGCGCCGAACGCAGCGGTGATGTCGTGGCGCGGCATGGAAGGCGGCATTGCGGCGGCCAAGCAAAAGCACAACGTTGTGATGACGCCCGGCTCGCACGTCTACATCGACTACGCGCAGGACGTGGCCAGCGTCGAGCCCTTGTCGATTGGTGGCTATTTGCCCCTTTCCAAGGTGTATTCCTTCGAGCCGACCCCCAAAGACCTGACGGCCGAAGAAAAGAAGTACATTATAGGCGGGCAGGCCAACCTCTGGACCGAATACATCGGCACGGAGAAGCACGTAGAGTACATGGTGTTTCCGCGGATGTCGGCGTTGGCCGAAGTGGTCTGGACGCCAGCCAGTGAGAAGAACTGGCCGAGCTTCAAGGAGCGGATGCAGACGCAGTACCAGCGCTACGAGGCCATGGGCGCCAACTACGCCAGAAGCGCCTTCACCGTGCGCCAGGAGCTGGCCATCGACACCGTTCAGCACGCGGCCATGGTTTCAATGCAATCGGATGCCACTGGCCCGCAACTGGTTTATACCCTGGATGGCTCAGAGCCAACCGCAGCCAGCCAAGTTTACACAGCACCGTTTGCCGTGCCGACTTCGGCCGTTATTAAAGCGGCTTCCTTTGAGAACGGCAAACGGGTGGGCCGAGTCACAACCACGGAGCTGACCACGCACAAAGCGTTTGCCTCGCCGCTCAAGCTCGCCAGCGCGCCCAATAAACGCTACCAAGGTAAAGGCGTCCTAACCCTGGTCGATGGCCAGAAAGGTTCTACCAGTTCCACGGATGGTCAATGGCTGGGTTTTTCGGGCACCGATCTGGTGGCGACCCTGGACCTGAACCAAGCAACGGAAATCAATACGGTGAAGAGCAGCTTTTTGCGAAACGAGGGTTCGGAGATTTTCCTGCCAACCAACGTGGAAATCGCCGTTTCCAAGGATGGCAAAAAGTTCAAGCCAGTGTATTCCAAGCCCGTTACGGCGGCGTCTGAAGGGAAAGGCCCGAACATCACCGAGGTGAAGGCGGACTTCAAGAAGACGAAAGCCCGGTTTGTTCGCATTACGGCCAAAATCGCGCCGCCCGCGCCGGCAAGCGCCGGCGCCAAGAAAGCCGGGGCGTGGCTGTTCGCCGACGAAATAGTGGTGCAGTAA
- the nagB gene encoding glucosamine-6-phosphate deaminase: MPNAVLPFKTRLNLLEETRFEKLPVSVYPTKEVASVQVAERIANLIRRKQRAGQQAVLGLATGATPVGVYEELVRLHREEGLSFRNVVTFNLDEYFPMPPTAPQSYVTFMNENLFDHIDIKRENIHIPDGTLAAEEVAAFCLNYEQQIEEYGGLDLQVLGIGRTGHVGFNEPGSAPNCGTRLVTLDDLTRRDAARDFGGKENVPTKAITMGIGTIFKAREIILMAWSGKKASIIKKAVEGEVSGEVPATYLQLAENVEFVLDEDAASELTRFDTPWLVKDCVWSDRLIKKAVIWLSNKLGKAILQLTEEDYNNNGMAQLATERGPAYNINIHIFNKIQHTITGWPGGKPGADDSQRPERALPEKKRTLIFSPHPDDDVISMGGTFIRLIDQGHDVHVAYQTSGNTAVWDDDVLRYMEFAVDFEGSLGKDTSQLQGIYEDMRRFIQQKQPNQTDTQENRNVKSFIRKSEAIAGARYAGLPDHHIHFQALPFYESGKTTKHPVTDRDIELTMQLLQQVKPQQVFVAGDFADPNGTHIVCFNIVTEALRRLQQTEAWVADCWVWMYRGAWHEFKPYEIEMAVPLSPQEVLRKRNAIFKHQSQKDIPVFPGDDLREFWVRAEQRNRETAHQYDKLGLANYEAMEAFVRWQF; encoded by the coding sequence ATGCCGAACGCCGTGCTCCCCTTCAAGACCCGATTGAATCTTCTGGAAGAAACTCGATTCGAGAAGCTTCCCGTATCCGTCTATCCTACCAAGGAGGTGGCCTCCGTACAGGTGGCCGAGCGGATAGCCAACCTAATCAGACGCAAGCAACGCGCCGGGCAACAGGCTGTGCTTGGTTTAGCTACTGGCGCTACGCCGGTGGGCGTGTACGAGGAACTGGTGCGCCTACACCGCGAAGAGGGGTTGAGCTTCCGCAATGTGGTGACCTTCAACCTGGACGAGTACTTCCCGATGCCGCCCACGGCGCCGCAGAGTTACGTGACGTTCATGAACGAAAACCTGTTCGACCACATCGACATCAAGCGGGAGAACATCCACATTCCGGATGGCACGCTGGCGGCGGAGGAGGTGGCGGCGTTCTGCCTCAACTACGAGCAGCAGATCGAGGAATACGGCGGGCTAGATTTGCAAGTACTGGGCATTGGGCGGACGGGCCACGTGGGCTTCAACGAACCCGGCTCGGCGCCCAACTGCGGCACGCGCTTGGTCACGCTCGACGACCTCACCCGCCGCGACGCCGCGCGCGACTTCGGCGGCAAGGAGAACGTGCCCACCAAGGCCATTACGATGGGCATCGGTACCATTTTCAAGGCCCGCGAGATTATTCTGATGGCGTGGAGCGGCAAGAAAGCGTCCATCATCAAAAAGGCCGTGGAAGGCGAAGTATCGGGTGAGGTACCCGCTACCTACTTGCAGCTGGCGGAGAACGTGGAATTTGTGCTAGACGAAGATGCGGCTTCCGAGCTGACGCGCTTCGATACGCCGTGGCTCGTGAAAGACTGCGTATGGAGTGATCGGCTAATTAAGAAGGCCGTTATCTGGCTTTCCAACAAGCTGGGTAAGGCTATTTTACAGCTTACTGAAGAAGATTATAATAACAACGGCATGGCGCAGCTGGCTACCGAGCGTGGGCCGGCCTACAACATCAACATTCACATTTTCAATAAGATCCAGCACACCATTACGGGCTGGCCGGGCGGTAAGCCGGGCGCCGACGACTCGCAGCGGCCGGAACGGGCCCTGCCCGAGAAAAAGCGCACCCTGATTTTCTCGCCCCACCCCGACGACGACGTTATTTCGATGGGCGGCACGTTCATTCGCCTCATCGACCAGGGCCACGACGTGCACGTGGCCTACCAAACCTCGGGTAACACGGCCGTGTGGGATGATGACGTGCTGCGCTACATGGAGTTTGCCGTTGACTTCGAGGGCAGCCTCGGCAAAGACACCAGCCAGCTCCAGGGGATTTACGAGGACATGCGCCGCTTCATTCAGCAGAAGCAGCCCAACCAGACCGACACCCAGGAAAACCGAAACGTGAAGAGCTTCATTCGCAAGAGTGAAGCCATTGCCGGCGCGCGCTACGCTGGCTTGCCCGACCATCATATTCATTTCCAGGCGCTGCCCTTCTACGAATCGGGTAAGACCACAAAGCACCCCGTAACCGACCGGGATATTGAGCTGACTATGCAGCTGCTGCAACAGGTGAAGCCGCAGCAGGTGTTTGTGGCCGGCGACTTTGCCGACCCGAACGGGACGCACATTGTATGCTTCAACATTGTGACGGAGGCGTTGCGCCGCTTGCAGCAAACCGAGGCCTGGGTGGCCGACTGCTGGGTGTGGATGTACCGCGGGGCCTGGCACGAGTTCAAGCCCTACGAAATTGAAATGGCCGTGCCGTTGTCGCCGCAGGAGGTGCTTCGCAAGCGCAACGCCATCTTCAAGCATCAGTCGCAGAAGGATATACCGGTGTTTCCTGGCGACGATTTGCGCGAGTTCTGGGTGCGGGCCGAGCAGCGTAATCGTGAAACGGCTCACCAATACGATAAGCTAGGACTAGCCAACTACGAGGCCATGGAAGCCTTCGTCCGGTGGCAATTTTAG
- a CDS encoding recombinase family protein: MHRQGLSLQQIATELNEAGFRTRRGQAFFKMSVQRLLHRPTA; the protein is encoded by the coding sequence CTGCATCGACAAGGACTCTCGCTACAGCAGATTGCCACGGAACTTAATGAGGCCGGCTTCCGCACCCGCCGTGGTCAAGCCTTCTTTAAGATGTCAGTGCAACGCCTGTTACACCGTCCTACTGCGTAA
- a CDS encoding replication initiation protein — MQTVLFDAIPPEEPNSKIVVQHNALVNARFDLSTVEMRLFMAMLSRIGRDDNEFREMCIPLTEIVALSGRRPSSKDYQQVAGMCDQLVSRILHIERPTLSQRKERRTMAPDFDKIPLMAYAKYRGEEGALRVRFNDEVMPYLLQLQRNFTKAQVVQLLKLKSPHSYRIYWLLKEYSTFGNRVMGVDELKGLLNLDGQYKQFPLFRLRVLDRAQEELSRTDLPFEYELIRQGKSVAQIRFLFKQIPLSTEAVLPPLSGWQEVLYQVGLAPSSLATILELVEQGKIVPDYVLFVVKAQREKHRLGKVKSLAGSVFTAITKRHLVAEYQQLQERRQQRPGVVEKGNDPIRFRLEELQPVYQTLVEKKKTADATFEEHVQRVYLDQGFTLIENAEGQQWVVKQ; from the coding sequence ATGCAAACTGTTCTCTTCGATGCCATCCCTCCCGAGGAACCCAATAGTAAAATTGTTGTCCAGCACAACGCGCTGGTAAACGCGCGTTTTGATTTAAGCACGGTAGAGATGCGGCTGTTTATGGCTATGCTCTCGCGCATCGGCCGCGACGACAACGAGTTCCGGGAGATGTGTATTCCCCTCACCGAGATTGTCGCCCTGTCAGGTAGGAGGCCGAGTAGCAAAGATTACCAGCAGGTAGCGGGGATGTGTGACCAACTGGTAAGCCGCATTCTGCATATCGAGCGGCCAACTCTTTCGCAGCGAAAAGAGCGGCGCACCATGGCCCCTGACTTCGATAAAATCCCCTTGATGGCGTATGCCAAGTACAGAGGAGAGGAGGGAGCACTGCGTGTGCGGTTCAACGATGAAGTAATGCCTTATCTGCTGCAACTGCAGCGAAACTTCACCAAGGCGCAGGTGGTGCAGCTGTTGAAGCTGAAAAGTCCGCATTCCTACCGCATCTACTGGCTGCTAAAAGAATATTCCACGTTTGGCAACCGGGTAATGGGTGTGGACGAGCTAAAAGGGTTGTTGAATTTGGATGGGCAGTACAAGCAGTTTCCCCTGTTTCGGCTGCGGGTACTGGATCGGGCGCAGGAAGAACTGAGCCGAACTGACTTGCCTTTTGAATATGAATTAATCCGCCAGGGCAAGAGTGTAGCGCAGATTCGGTTTCTTTTCAAGCAGATTCCATTATCCACCGAGGCCGTGTTGCCCCCGCTTAGCGGCTGGCAGGAAGTGTTATACCAAGTGGGCTTAGCGCCCAGCAGTTTGGCTACTATCCTGGAACTGGTAGAGCAAGGAAAGATAGTGCCGGACTACGTCTTGTTCGTTGTAAAGGCGCAACGTGAAAAGCACCGCCTTGGTAAGGTGAAGAGTTTAGCTGGCTCGGTATTCACAGCAATCACTAAACGTCATCTGGTAGCAGAATATCAGCAGCTGCAGGAGCGTCGGCAGCAGCGACCGGGAGTGGTTGAGAAAGGTAATGATCCTATCCGTTTTCGGTTGGAGGAGTTGCAGCCTGTATATCAAACCCTGGTAGAAAAGAAAAAAACAGCCGATGCCACATTCGAAGAGCATGTACAGCGAGTGTACTTAGATCAAGGCTTCACCCTGATAGAAAATGCCGAGGGGCAACAATGGGTAGTAAAGCAATAA
- a CDS encoding ParA family protein, whose product MPTTTQERSCRVIAITNNKGGVCKTTTTVAVGAQLADMGYKVLLVDLDPQANLTKHLIDPNTEFEIALHTGDVLAGSASMQEAILAYTPSIEQPSEYTLHFVPASYLMDTYESALRKKPDMPNLLRKALRPVRPHYDFILLDCPPQMSTYTYVALVAADGFFVPSKPATFSFDGIKNVCEAAEGVRDQLNPGLQFLGVGIMTYNPRIASNAEKLAVSRIEEYVSSSYGSDYMLGNVRVDKTIEDAQSKGRIISETGLDTRVGRDYRDLTTKLLEVLN is encoded by the coding sequence ATGCCAACAACCACTCAGGAACGCTCTTGTCGCGTGATTGCCATCACCAACAACAAAGGAGGCGTTTGCAAAACAACGACGACAGTTGCAGTCGGCGCTCAGCTCGCGGATATGGGGTACAAGGTTCTGCTTGTCGATCTTGATCCACAAGCCAACCTGACCAAGCATCTCATAGACCCCAACACGGAGTTTGAGATTGCCTTGCATACGGGGGATGTACTAGCGGGGTCCGCATCCATGCAGGAAGCTATTCTGGCGTATACTCCCAGTATAGAACAGCCCAGTGAGTACACGCTGCATTTCGTGCCGGCTTCTTATTTGATGGACACGTACGAAAGCGCGCTTCGAAAAAAACCAGATATGCCCAACCTACTGCGCAAGGCCTTGCGCCCGGTACGGCCGCACTACGACTTCATTTTGCTGGACTGCCCCCCCCAAATGTCAACGTATACTTATGTTGCCCTGGTGGCTGCTGATGGATTCTTTGTGCCTTCCAAGCCGGCCACCTTTAGCTTCGACGGAATCAAAAATGTCTGTGAGGCGGCAGAAGGAGTACGGGATCAGCTTAATCCAGGCCTGCAGTTCCTAGGCGTCGGCATCATGACGTACAACCCCAGAATTGCCAGCAACGCCGAAAAGCTGGCCGTAAGCCGCATTGAAGAGTACGTAAGTTCTTCGTATGGATCCGACTACATGCTGGGTAACGTCCGAGTCGACAAGACAATAGAAGATGCCCAGTCCAAAGGGCGCATCATTTCCGAGACTGGGCTCGACACCCGGGTTGGCAGGGACTATCGCGACCTGACCACTAAACTACTGGAAGTCCTCAACTAA